The following proteins come from a genomic window of Miscanthus floridulus cultivar M001 chromosome 2, ASM1932011v1, whole genome shotgun sequence:
- the LOC136537369 gene encoding putative disease resistance RPP13-like protein 1, protein MAWCSKTAMEMLSNAVLSDIVSRSVSFLLAKKREKQTTAAAQEDLLRLLCHLLLRSGTIVEEAERRHVTNPAMLRQLESLRDETLRGYYVLDTIRCQATPRGADDGRKDDDEAAALMSRHVFALPRFNPAKRVRVPSGNPEAPTTTMTRALRLRELRQAVRSLGAMIGDMKEFVVFLVSYPPFHRQPYSAHLFIDRCMFGRHMEKERVMEFLLQMEEHPASAATLGVLPIVGPAHIGKSTLVEHVCCDERVRDHFSLILFYTRNDLKDETVNSFRENCVIRHRNEEAVGKKLLIVIELLEDVDEETWNRLLHCSSQGSMPEGSRMIVTIRSEKIARLGTTPVLRLKCLPIEAYWYFFRTTLFGSDDPWQYPELTSLAMEMANLMQGSFMFANVGAVVLR, encoded by the coding sequence ATGGCGTGGTGTTCAAAAACTGCAATGGAGATGCTCTCCAATGCGGTGCTGAGCGACATCGTGAGTAGGTCCGTGTCCTTCTTGCTCGCCAAGAAGCGCGAGAAGCAGACGACGGCGGCTGCGCAGGAGGACCTGCTGCGGCTGCTGTGCCACCTGCTGCTGAGGAGCGGCACGATAGTGGAGGAGGCCGAGCGGCGGCACGTCACGAACCCTGCCATGCTCCGGCAGCTGGAGTCCCTGAGGGACGAGACGCTCCGGGGCTACTATGTCCTCGACACCATCAGGTGCCAAGCCACGCCCAGAGGAGCAGACGACGGGCGCAAGGACGACGACGAGGCGGCGGCGTTGATGAGCCGCCACGTATTCGCACTGCCCAGGTTCAACCCGGCGAAACGCGTTCGCGTTCCCTCCGGGAATCCAGAAGctccgacgacgacgatgacgagggCGCTTCGCTTGAGAGAGCTGCGGCAGGCGGTTCGCAGCCTGGGAGCCATGATCGGTGACATGAAGGAGTTCGTCGTGTTCCTGGTGAGCTACCCTCCCTTCCACCGACAGCCCTACAGCGCCCATCTGTTCATAGACAGGTGCATGTTTGGCCGCCACATGGAGAAAGAGAGAGTCATGGAGTTCTTGCTGCAGATGGAGGAGCATCCAGCTAGTGCAGCAACACTGGGTGTTCTCCCCATCGTTGGCCCAGCGCACATCGGCAAGAGCACTCTCGTGGAGCATGTTTGCTGCGACGAAAGGGTGCGTGACCACTTCTCTTTGATACTGTTCTATACTCGGAATGACCTTAAAGACGAGACAGTGAACAGTTTCAGAGAAAACTGCGTGATCAGGCACCGGAACGAGGAAGCCGTAGGGAAGAAGCTGCTGATCGTCATCGAGCTCTTAGAGGACGTGGACGAAGAGACATGGAACAGGCTCCTGCATTGTTCTTCCCAAGGAAGCATGCCGGAGGGAAGTAGAATGATCGTCACCATCCGGTCAGAGAAGATTGCGAGGCTTGGGACAACACCTGTACTTAGGCTAAAATGTTTGCCCATTGAAGCCTACTGGTACTTCTTCAGGACAACCCTGTTTGGAAGTGATGATCCGTGGCAGTACCCAGAGCTGACATCTCTAGCTATGGAGATGGCGAACCTGATGCAAGGATCTTTCATGTTTGCAAACGTTGGCGCCGTCGTGCTGAGATGA
- the LOC136535524 gene encoding UDP-glucose 6-dehydrogenase 4-like, whose amino-acid sequence MVKICCLGAGYVGGPTMAVIALKCPAIEVCVVDISVSRTAAWNSDQLPIYEPGLDDVVKQCRGRNLFFSNDIEKHVAEADIIFVSVNTPTKTRGLGAGKAADLTYWESAARMIADVAKSDKIVVEKSTVPVKTAEAIEKILTHNSKGINFQILSNPEFLAEGTAIEDLFKPDRVLIGGRETPEGQKAVKALKDVYANWVPEDRILTTNLWSAELSKLAANAFLAQRISSVNAISALCEATGANVSEVAYAVGKDSRIGPRFLNASVGFGGSCFQKDILNLVYICECNGLPEVANYWKQVIKINDYQKSRFVNRVVSSMFNTVSGKKIAVLGFAFKKDTGDTRETAAIDVCKGLLGDKAKISIYDPQVTEDQIQRDLAMNKFDWDHPIHLQPMSPTAVKQVSVTWDAYEATKGAHGICILTEWDEFKALDYKKIYDSMQKPAFLFDGRNVIDAETMREIGFIVYSIGKPLDPWLKDMPAVA is encoded by the coding sequence ATGGTGAAGATATGCTGTCTTGGCGCTGGATATGTCGGTGGCCCAACCATGGCTGTCATTGCACTGAAATGCCCTGCTATTGAAGTTTGTGTCGTCGACATTTCAGTTTCACGCACTGCAGCATGGAACAGCGATCAGCTCCCAATTTATGAGCCAGGCCTTGATGATGTGGTCAAGCAGTGCCGTGGCAGGAACCTATTTTTCAGCAATGACATTGAGAAGCATGTTGCTGAGGCTGATATCATCTTTGTCTCTGTCAACACACCAACCAAGACCCGTGGTCTTGGGGCTGGCAAAGCTGCAGATCTGACCTACTGGGAAAGTGCAGCCCGCATGATAGCAGATGTGGCCAAGTCTGACAAGATTGTTGTTGAGAAGTCCACTGTCCCTGTCAAGACTGCTGAGGCCATTGAGAAGATCTTGACACACAATAGTAAGGGAATCAACTTCCAGATCCTCTCAAACCCAGAGTTCCTTGCAGAGGGCACAGCAATTGAGGACCTTTTCAAGCCTGACCGTGTGCTCATCGGTGGTCGGGAGACTCCAGAAGGCCAGAAGGCTGTTAAGGCTCTGAAGGATGTCTATGCCAATTGGGTCCCTGAGGATCGCATTCTCACAACCAACCTATGGTCAGCTGAGCTGTCCAAGCTTGCAGCAAATGCCTTCTTGGCTCAGAGGATCTCTTCAGTGAATGCGATCTCAGCTCTATGTGAGGCTACTGGTGCCAATGTTTCAGAGGTGGCCTATGCTGTAGGCAAGGACTCGAGGATCGGACCCAGATTCTTGAATGCTAGTGTTGGTTTCGGAGGCTCCTGCTTCCAGAAGGACATCCTCAACCTTGTGTACATCTGCGAGTGCAATGGATTGCCTGAGGTTGCAAACTACTGGAAGCAGGTTATCAAGATTAACGactaccagaagagcagattcgtGAACCGTGTGGTGTCTTCCATGTTCAACACTGTATCTGGAAAGAAGATTGCAGTGCTTGGCTTTGCATTCAAGAAGGACACTGGTGACACGAGGGAGACCGCGGCCATTGATGTCTGCAAGGGCCTTCTTGGAGACAAGGCCAAGATTAGCATCTACGACCCACAGGTGACTGAGGACCAGATCCAGCGTGATCTTGCAATGAACAAGTTCGACTGGGACCACCCAATCCACCTGCAGCCAATGAGCCCAACTGCAGTGAAGCAGGTCTCTGTGACCTGGGATGCCTATGAAGCCACCAAGGGCGCACATGGTATCTGCATCCTGACTGAGTGGGATGAGTTCAAGGCTCTCGACTACAAGAAGATCTATGACAGCATGCAGAAGCCAGCGTTCTTGTTCGATGGCCGCAATGTAATTGATGCTGAGACGATGCGGGAGATTGGCTTCATTGTTTACTCCATAGGGAAGCCCCTTGACCCCTGGCTCAAGGATATGCCTGCTGTGGCTTAA